The region ATCTCCCCAGAGTAAGAAAAACCGATAAACTAGGCACAGTGGTCATCTAGCAACCATGGGGTTTCTTTCCCAGGGCGATCGCCTAGAATTTTGGCTTTTGGCCAGCTTCGTATTTTTCGGAAATGTATGTTTAATTGGTTCCGTCGTCAGTTTGGTAAAGATAATACTGTCCCCGAGTCTGCTCCCCCGGAAGGGGCGGAGGTTAGTCCTGAATTGGCACCGGAGGTAATGCAAGCAGAAGCGGAATCCCCCAGTGAGGAAGATGCCCAAAAGGTGGAATTAGCTACTACCGCCCCGGAGGAACCAAATCCCACCACTGCCAACCCGGACGATTATCTCCAATGGGCCAAGGCGGCATACCAAAATATTCAAGCCCGCAAAGCAGAAACCGTTGCCCCGCCGGACTCCCCTACAGAGACAACGGTGGAGGAGAAAACAGAAACGAATGAAGCGGAAGCTGATGTTATTCCCTTGGCATCTGGCCAACCATCGGCAACAGTGACGGCGGAAGATAGCCCCACTGCTCCGGTGAAAGAAGCAACGGGCCCCGCTTGGTTACAAAAATCCGATCGCCTGGAGGCATTAAAAGAAACGGCGGTGGAAGAGGCCACGGTGGCGGGCACTCTCACCGCTGAATCCATGGCCATTGATGATGACTTCATCTGGTCAGCGAAAGTTTTGGCGGCCCAGGGGCGATCGGCGGCGGACGTGTCCGCAGAAGAAATAGATTGGCTGAAGAAACTGCGCCAGGGCCTGAGCAAAACCAGGGTTAACTTGGTCAATCAGCTTAAGTCCATTGTGGGCCAGGGACCCCTCAACGAAGCGGCGGTGGAGGAAATTGAAGCCATATTGCTCCAGGCCGATGTGGGCATTGAAGCCACCGACTACATCATTACCACCCTCCAGGACAAGTTGCGGGAGGAAGCGTTGCCGCCGGAACAGGCCATTGAATTTCTCAAGGAAATTTTGCGTTCCATCCTCGATCGCCCTTTATTATCCCTACCCAGTCCTGAATTTGCCCCGGAAGCGGAAGGATTGAATGTCTGGTTATTAACGGGGGTTAACGGAGCTGGCAAAACCACCACGATTGGCAAGCTAGCTTTTATGGCTAAACAATCGGGCTATGAATGTGTCATTGCAGCGGCGGACACTTTTCGGGCGGCAGCGGTGGAACAGGTGAAAGTGTGGGGAGAAAGGAGTGGCGTCCCGGTCATTGCTAACCCTGGGCAAAACACTGACCCGGCGGCGGTGGTCTATGACGGCATTAGTGCGGCCCAGTCTCGTAACGTTAATCTACTGTTGGTGGATACGGCGGGGAGATTGCAAAATAAGAAAAATTTAATGGACGAGCTGGCTAAAATTCGTCGCATTATCGACAAAAAAGCCCCCAATGCCACCGTAGAATCCCTATTGGTACTGGATGCCACCCTGGGGCAAAACGGTTTACGCCAGGCGGAAGTATTTGCTGAGGCCGCTAAATTGAGCGGCGTGGTGCTGACCAAGTTAGATGGCAGCGCTAAGGGAGGAGTGGCCCTGGCGGTGGCCCAGCAGTTGAATCTGCCCATTCGTTTTATTGGAGCAGGGGAAGGCATTGAGGATTTGCGCCCCTTTTCCAGCTATGAATTTGTTGAAGCCCTACTAAACGGTTAATATTTTTGTGCTAAGAGCGACCAATGATCGATCGCCGTTTTTTGAGTCTAATCCTGCCCTGGATGGTTGGTCTTTGGGGGGACGGGATCCGGAAACCATCAAACAATTAATGCCTTTTTGGGAGTGGTTTTATAAATACTATTTCCGAGTGCAGACCAGTGGCTGGGAAAATTTACCGCCGGAACAGGTTTTGCTCGTGGGGTCCCATAATGGCGGCCTTTCTTCGCCAGACATGGTGATGATGATTTACGACTGGTTTCGTCATCAGGGTTTGCACCGCCCCGTGTACGGTTTGATGCATCCCACCGTTTGGAAAATGAGCCGTCCAATGGCGGAATTGGCCGTTAAAGTGGGGG is a window of Synechocystis sp. PCC 7338 DNA encoding:
- the ftsY gene encoding signal recognition particle-docking protein FtsY, which encodes MFNWFRRQFGKDNTVPESAPPEGAEVSPELAPEVMQAEAESPSEEDAQKVELATTAPEEPNPTTANPDDYLQWAKAAYQNIQARKAETVAPPDSPTETTVEEKTETNEAEADVIPLASGQPSATVTAEDSPTAPVKEATGPAWLQKSDRLEALKETAVEEATVAGTLTAESMAIDDDFIWSAKVLAAQGRSAADVSAEEIDWLKKLRQGLSKTRVNLVNQLKSIVGQGPLNEAAVEEIEAILLQADVGIEATDYIITTLQDKLREEALPPEQAIEFLKEILRSILDRPLLSLPSPEFAPEAEGLNVWLLTGVNGAGKTTTIGKLAFMAKQSGYECVIAAADTFRAAAVEQVKVWGERSGVPVIANPGQNTDPAAVVYDGISAAQSRNVNLLLVDTAGRLQNKKNLMDELAKIRRIIDKKAPNATVESLLVLDATLGQNGLRQAEVFAEAAKLSGVVLTKLDGSAKGGVALAVAQQLNLPIRFIGAGEGIEDLRPFSSYEFVEALLNG